A genomic stretch from Fusobacterium simiae includes:
- a CDS encoding HPr family phosphocarrier protein, translating to MKSVKVHIKNKKGLHARPSSLFVQLVTKYDSDITVKSEDETVNGKSIMGLMLLAAEEGRELELIADGPDEDTMLKELVDLIEVKKFNEE from the coding sequence ATGAAGTCAGTAAAAGTACATATAAAAAATAAAAAGGGATTGCATGCAAGACCTTCATCGTTATTTGTACAGTTAGTTACAAAATATGATTCTGATATCACTGTTAAATCTGAAGATGAAACTGTGAATGGGAAAAGTATTATGGGACTCATGCTTTTAGCAGCAGAAGAAGGTAGAGAATTAGAATTAATAGCAGATGGTCCAGATGAAGATACCATGCTTAAAGAATTAGTTGATTTAATAGAAGTAAAAAAATTCAATGAGGAGTAG
- the eutJ gene encoding ethanolamine utilization protein EutJ, with amino-acid sequence MNLDKVNKYIKDFEKTITKPKTNFDKSKFYVGIDLGTANIVITILDKNGNPVAGVIQHSRVVRDGIVVDFMGAISIVKKLKQDLEEKLGIEITEGYTAIPPGVEQGSVKAIVNVIESAGIDVLKVVDEPTAASYVLGITDGVVVDLGGGTTGISILEKGKVVFVADEPTGGTHMTLVLAGSYGVDFETAEDIKTDKKKEKEVFVQITPVLQKMASIVKKYIKDYKVKDVFLVGGACSFDESESIFKKELGLNIYKPYMPMYITPIGIALAGMKD; translated from the coding sequence ATGAATTTAGATAAAGTAAATAAATATATTAAAGATTTTGAAAAAACAATTACAAAACCAAAAACAAATTTTGATAAAAGTAAATTTTATGTTGGAATTGATTTAGGCACTGCCAATATAGTAATAACTATTTTAGATAAAAATGGTAATCCTGTTGCTGGTGTTATTCAACATTCAAGAGTTGTAAGAGATGGTATTGTTGTTGATTTTATGGGAGCAATATCAATAGTAAAAAAATTAAAACAGGATTTAGAAGAAAAATTAGGAATTGAAATCACAGAAGGTTATACTGCTATTCCTCCTGGAGTAGAACAAGGTAGTGTTAAAGCAATAGTAAATGTAATTGAATCAGCTGGAATAGATGTTTTAAAGGTTGTAGATGAGCCTACTGCTGCCTCTTATGTCTTAGGAATAACAGATGGAGTTGTTGTAGACTTAGGTGGAGGAACAACTGGGATTAGTATTTTAGAAAAAGGTAAGGTTGTATTTGTTGCAGATGAACCAACTGGTGGAACACATATGACCTTAGTTTTAGCTGGTAGCTATGGAGTAGATTTTGAAACAGCAGAGGATATAAAAACAGATAAGAAAAAAGAAAAAGAAGTTTTTGTACAGATTACCCCTGTTTTACAGAAAATGGCTTCTATTGTAAAGAAATATATAAAAGATTATAAAGTTAAAGATGTATTTTTGGTTGGTGGTGCTTGCAGCTTTGATGAAAGTGAAAGTATTTTTAAAAAAGAATTAGGTTTAAATATTTATAAACCCTATATGCCAATGTATATAACTCCTATTGGTATTGCATTAGCTGGTATGAAAGATTAA
- the rfaE1 gene encoding D-glycero-beta-D-manno-heptose-7-phosphate kinase: MISKLIGNFKNIKIAVIGDLMLDEYIMGKVDRISPEAPVPVVKVTEEKFVLGGAANVINNLAALGANVYCGGLVGKDNKAEKLINAFPKNVDCNLILKADNRPTIVKKRVIAGHQQLLRLDWEEEFYINEDEENTIIENLKNHIKDLNAVILSDYNKGLLTKSLSQKIIKLCRENNVIVTVDPKPKNISNFVGASSITPNKKEAYAAVDANSSENIDIVGEELKKKYNLDTVLITRSEEGMTLYDKEIHNIPTYAKEVYDVTGAGDTVISVFTLAKAAGATWEEAAKIANAAGGIVVGKIGTSTVSEKELISTYNSIYNAGGTCEC, from the coding sequence ATGATAAGTAAACTAATAGGAAATTTTAAAAATATTAAAATCGCTGTAATTGGAGATTTAATGTTAGACGAATATATTATGGGAAAAGTAGACAGAATTTCTCCTGAGGCACCTGTTCCTGTTGTTAAAGTTACAGAAGAAAAGTTTGTTCTAGGTGGTGCTGCCAATGTTATAAATAACCTTGCTGCTTTAGGTGCTAATGTGTATTGTGGAGGACTTGTAGGTAAGGATAATAAAGCAGAAAAACTTATCAATGCTTTTCCCAAAAATGTTGACTGTAATTTAATTTTAAAAGCTGATAATAGACCTACTATCGTAAAGAAAAGAGTTATTGCAGGACATCAACAACTTTTAAGACTTGATTGGGAAGAAGAATTTTATATCAATGAAGATGAAGAAAATACAATAATAGAAAATCTTAAAAATCATATAAAAGACTTGAATGCAGTTATTTTATCTGACTATAATAAAGGACTTTTGACAAAATCACTTTCACAAAAAATTATAAAATTATGTAGAGAAAATAATGTCATTGTTACTGTTGACCCTAAACCAAAAAATATTTCTAATTTTGTAGGTGCTTCCTCTATTACTCCAAATAAAAAAGAGGCTTATGCTGCTGTTGATGCAAACTCATCAGAAAATATTGATATTGTTGGAGAAGAATTAAAGAAAAAATATAACTTAGATACTGTTTTAATAACAAGAAGTGAAGAAGGAATGACTTTATATGATAAAGAAATTCATAATATTCCAACTTATGCTAAGGAAGTTTATGATGTAACTGGTGCAGGAGATACAGTTATTTCAGTTTTCACTTTGGCAAAAGCTGCTGGTGCAACTTGGGAAGAAGCTGCAAAAATAGCTAATGCTGCTGGAGGAATAGTGGTTGGAAAGATTGGGACTTCTACTGTTAGTGAAAAGGAATTGATTTCAACTTATAATAGTATTTATAATGCAGGAGGAACTTGCGAATGTTAA